From a region of the Fischerella sp. JS2 genome:
- a CDS encoding Rpn family recombination-promoting nuclease/putative transposase, translated as MSFDNLCKLLSEKHPVTFASWVLGTPQTAVTVLKTELSIEPIRADYVTFLQLQERILHLEFQTKLESIPPLPLRMLDYWVRLYRLYRLPITQVVVLLLPPTPETVSETAFNLETTRHEYRVIRIWEENPELFLNNQALLPLAPLTATTQPQALLKQVVERVNQLEPQQRAEISAYTQILAGLKYKKDLIRNLFREGMMRESVIYQEILAEGEQRGEQRGRQEGERSLILRQLTRRVGELPQQILERIENLSLEQLENLGEALLDFQVQADLETWFSKLD; from the coding sequence ATGTCGTTTGATAACCTGTGCAAACTCCTGTCGGAAAAACATCCCGTCACCTTTGCTAGTTGGGTATTAGGAACACCACAAACTGCTGTCACCGTCCTGAAAACCGAATTGAGTATCGAACCGATTCGTGCTGATTACGTCACATTTCTACAATTACAAGAACGTATTCTCCATTTAGAGTTTCAAACCAAACTTGAATCCATACCACCTCTACCCCTGCGGATGCTCGATTATTGGGTAAGGTTATATCGGTTATATCGTCTACCGATTACGCAAGTTGTCGTATTATTGCTTCCTCCGACACCAGAAACAGTCAGTGAAACCGCTTTCAATCTTGAAACCACCCGTCATGAATATCGTGTAATTCGTATCTGGGAAGAAAACCCGGAACTATTCCTCAATAACCAGGCTTTATTACCATTAGCACCACTGACAGCAACTACTCAACCCCAAGCGTTATTAAAACAAGTTGTGGAACGAGTTAATCAACTTGAACCACAACAACGGGCAGAAATTTCCGCTTATACCCAAATTTTAGCGGGGTTAAAATATAAAAAAGACTTGATTAGAAACTTATTTCGGGAGGGTATGATGCGCGAGTCAGTAATTTATCAAGAAATCCTTGCAGAAGGAGAACAACGGGGAGAACAACGAGGACGACAAGAAGGAGAGCGATCGCTAATTCTCCGTCAACTGACTCGGCGTGTGGGAGAATTACCGCAACAAATACTAGAACGAATTGAAAATCTCTCTTTAGAACAATTAGAAAATCTTGGTGAAGCGTTGCTAGATTTTCAGGTTCAAGCAGATTTAGAAACTTGGTTCAGCAAGTTAGATTAG
- a CDS encoding radical SAM protein — MTSSVFSAERLLFTPATPETNAIPTIFAFPNEYTVGITSLGYQIVWATLAMRADVQVSRLFTDVHESLPKKAELLGFSVSWELDYVNILNLLASLDVPIRTVNRDAHHPIVFGGGAVLTANPEPFADFFDVILLGDGENLLGNFIDAYKAVRNADRQTQLKVLAQVPGIYVPSLYAVEYYDVDGGIKSINPIASEIPAVVQKQTYRGNILSASTVVTEKAAWENIYMVEVVRSCPEMCRFCLASYLTLPFRTASIEESLIPAIERGLAVTNRLGLLGASVTQHPEFENLLNYISQPKYDDVRLSIASVRTNTVTVQLAQTLAKRDTKSLTIAVESGSERLRQIINKKLHNHEIIQAAINAKAGGLTGLKLYGMVGIPGEEPEDLDATVTMMREIKKAAPGLRLTLGCSTFVPKSHTPFQWFGVNRQAEKRLQFLQKQLKPQGIDFRPESYNWSMIQALISRGDRRLSHLLELTRNFGDSLGSYKRAFKELKGKLPDLDFYVHANWSSEQILPWYHLHGSLPQSTLQKHLAEATSQFKPSEQLLTVNG, encoded by the coding sequence GTGACATCATCTGTTTTTTCTGCTGAACGCCTTTTATTCACACCCGCTACCCCTGAAACTAACGCTATTCCCACTATTTTTGCTTTTCCTAACGAGTACACTGTGGGTATCACTAGCCTTGGCTATCAAATAGTATGGGCGACTTTGGCTATGCGTGCAGATGTACAGGTGAGCCGCCTGTTTACTGATGTGCATGAATCACTTCCCAAAAAAGCAGAATTACTCGGTTTTTCTGTGTCTTGGGAATTAGATTATGTGAATATTTTGAATTTGCTGGCATCTTTAGATGTTCCTATCCGCACAGTTAATCGTGATGCTCATCATCCCATAGTTTTTGGTGGTGGGGCTGTCCTCACTGCTAACCCAGAACCTTTTGCTGATTTTTTTGATGTCATTCTTTTGGGGGATGGTGAAAATCTGCTTGGTAATTTTATTGATGCTTATAAAGCAGTGAGAAATGCAGATCGGCAAACTCAACTAAAAGTACTAGCACAAGTACCAGGAATTTATGTTCCGAGTTTGTATGCAGTGGAATATTATGACGTTGATGGCGGAATTAAATCTATTAATCCAATCGCATCAGAAATTCCGGCTGTAGTGCAAAAGCAAACTTATCGTGGCAATATTTTATCAGCTTCAACGGTAGTAACCGAAAAGGCAGCTTGGGAAAATATTTACATGGTAGAAGTGGTCAGAAGCTGTCCAGAAATGTGTCGTTTCTGTTTGGCAAGTTATCTCACTTTACCTTTTAGAACTGCGAGTATTGAAGAGTCATTAATCCCAGCAATTGAGAGAGGTCTAGCTGTGACAAATCGGCTGGGATTACTGGGTGCTTCAGTAACTCAACATCCTGAATTTGAGAATTTATTAAATTACATTAGTCAGCCAAAATACGATGATGTCCGGTTGAGTATTGCTTCGGTGCGAACTAATACTGTTACGGTACAATTAGCACAAACTTTAGCGAAACGAGATACTAAATCTTTGACAATTGCTGTAGAAAGTGGATCAGAAAGATTACGGCAAATTATTAATAAAAAGCTGCACAATCACGAGATTATCCAAGCAGCAATCAATGCTAAAGCAGGCGGATTAACAGGTTTAAAACTCTACGGGATGGTAGGAATTCCTGGTGAGGAACCAGAGGATTTAGATGCTACTGTCACAATGATGCGCGAAATCAAAAAAGCTGCTCCTGGTTTACGGTTAACATTGGGATGCAGTACCTTTGTACCCAAGTCCCATACACCATTTCAATGGTTTGGCGTGAATCGCCAAGCAGAAAAACGCTTGCAGTTCTTACAAAAACAACTCAAGCCCCAAGGGATAGATTTTCGCCCGGAAAGTTACAATTGGTCTATGATCCAAGCTTTGATATCAAGGGGCGATCGCAGATTATCACACTTACTAGAACTGACTCGCAACTTTGGGGATTCTCTTGGTAGCTACAAACGTGCCTTTAAGGAACTCAAAGGGAAACTACCTGATTTAGATTTTTATGTTCATGCCAATTGGTCGAGTGAGCAAATCTTACCTTGGTATCATTTACATGGGTCTCT
- a CDS encoding DUF4332 domain-containing protein, with protein sequence MSPKPKAPVNFVKSCDWPIEQLPGLSQQEVSQLQNCGIATTKALIEQSQTLQAKVKLANKLQINLQYVNKWVALADLARIPSVGTQYCGLLLHAGVGSVALLATLPTHRLHKQILRLQVATMQRRDLCPSVEQVQQWVQQAQAIA encoded by the coding sequence ATGTCTCCTAAACCTAAAGCGCCTGTTAATTTTGTAAAATCCTGTGACTGGCCGATTGAACAATTACCAGGATTATCTCAACAAGAAGTATCTCAACTGCAAAACTGCGGTATTGCCACTACAAAAGCGCTAATTGAACAAAGTCAAACTCTTCAGGCTAAAGTAAAACTTGCCAATAAACTGCAAATAAATCTTCAGTATGTCAATAAATGGGTAGCATTAGCAGATTTAGCGCGGATTCCTAGCGTTGGTACTCAGTATTGTGGCTTGTTACTTCATGCTGGTGTCGGTTCTGTAGCCTTGCTGGCGACTCTTCCCACTCACAGATTACACAAACAAATTTTGCGCTTGCAGGTAGCGACAATGCAACGGCGGGATTTATGTCCTTCTGTTGAACAAGTACAGCAGTGGGTTCAACAAGCTCAAGCGATCGCCTAA
- a CDS encoding type II toxin-antitoxin system HigB family toxin: MRIISETRLKQACEKYPDAESSIRAWIKLVKAQEWKSFADVKATSIFAPDQVKNFVIFDIGGNKYRLITCINYKRKAIYICDFLTHAEYDKDKWKNDE; encoded by the coding sequence ATGCGTATTATTTCAGAAACTAGACTCAAGCAAGCTTGTGAAAAGTACCCTGATGCAGAGTCTAGTATACGAGCTTGGATAAAGCTTGTAAAAGCGCAAGAGTGGAAAAGTTTTGCTGATGTAAAAGCTACTTCCATCTTTGCACCAGACCAAGTTAAAAACTTCGTCATTTTTGATATTGGAGGAAACAAATATAGGTTAATAACCTGTATTAACTATAAAAGGAAAGCTATATACATTTGTGATTTTCTAACTCATGCAGAATATGATAAAGATAAATGGAAAAATGACGAATAG
- a CDS encoding pitrilysin family protein, translating to MKIQSLKFKGLVYAVVAAFALVLLTFNFSWAATAAKHYTELEFAPLAEIKLPKYERYKLNNGMVVYLMENHELPLVNGAALIGTGDRFEPLDKVGLAQMVGTVMRTGGTRSHTPDELNQMLEQRAASVETDISETSGTASFEALSEDVETVLGLFAEILREPIFAEDKLALAKTQERGKISRRNDDPNEIAQREFKKLVYGKESPYARTTEYGTLAKISRPDLVKFYQQYFYPNNMILGIVGDFDPKKMKSLIQAKFGDWKLNPNFTKPQLPQVTAKGGGVFFVNQPQLTQSSILIGHLGGQFNNPDYPALDVLNGVLNGFGGRLFNEVRSRQGLAYSVYGYWSPRYDYPGVFIAGGQTRSDATVQFVKALQTEIKRLQTQPVTPKELAYAKESTLNSFVFNFEDPAQTLSRLMRYEYYGYPSDFLFRYQKAVAATTAADVQRVAQKYLKPDALVTLVVGNQTAINPPLTQLAKQVTSIDVTIPRLPQAQS from the coding sequence ATGAAAATCCAAAGTTTGAAATTTAAGGGATTAGTTTATGCAGTGGTTGCTGCTTTTGCCTTGGTACTTTTAACTTTTAATTTTTCTTGGGCGGCAACAGCAGCGAAGCACTATACAGAGTTAGAGTTTGCACCATTAGCTGAGATTAAGTTACCGAAGTATGAGCGGTATAAGTTGAATAACGGTATGGTGGTTTATTTGATGGAAAATCACGAATTACCGTTAGTTAATGGTGCAGCGTTGATTGGTACTGGCGATCGCTTTGAACCATTAGATAAAGTAGGCTTAGCTCAGATGGTAGGGACGGTGATGCGGACTGGGGGAACTCGTTCTCACACGCCTGATGAGTTAAATCAGATGTTGGAACAACGGGCAGCTTCGGTAGAGACTGATATTAGTGAAACTAGTGGTACTGCTAGTTTTGAAGCACTGAGTGAAGATGTCGAAACTGTATTGGGGTTGTTTGCTGAGATCCTGCGTGAACCTATTTTTGCTGAGGATAAACTAGCACTAGCAAAGACGCAAGAGCGGGGTAAGATTTCCCGCCGCAATGATGATCCTAATGAAATTGCCCAACGGGAATTTAAGAAATTAGTCTACGGTAAGGAAAGTCCTTATGCCCGTACAACAGAGTATGGGACGTTGGCTAAAATTTCTCGTCCAGATTTAGTGAAGTTTTACCAACAGTATTTTTATCCCAACAATATGATTTTGGGGATTGTGGGCGATTTTGATCCTAAAAAGATGAAATCCTTGATTCAAGCAAAGTTTGGTGACTGGAAACTCAATCCCAATTTTACTAAACCCCAGTTACCACAAGTTACAGCCAAAGGTGGCGGTGTATTTTTTGTGAATCAGCCACAACTGACTCAGAGTAGCATTCTCATTGGTCATTTGGGAGGACAATTTAACAATCCTGACTACCCAGCGTTGGATGTGTTAAATGGGGTATTAAATGGTTTTGGTGGACGTTTGTTTAATGAAGTGCGATCGCGTCAAGGTTTAGCTTACTCTGTATACGGTTACTGGAGTCCGCGTTATGATTATCCTGGTGTATTCATTGCTGGTGGACAAACGCGATCGGATGCAACTGTACAGTTTGTGAAGGCTTTGCAAACAGAAATTAAACGTTTACAAACTCAACCAGTCACACCTAAAGAATTGGCTTATGCCAAGGAATCTACTCTCAATTCGTTTGTGTTCAATTTTGAAGACCCCGCGCAAACTTTATCGCGCTTGATGCGATATGAATATTATGGCTATCCTTCTGATTTTCTCTTCCGCTATCAAAAAGCAGTAGCAGCAACCACAGCAGCTGATGTCCAAAGAGTTGCACAGAAATACTTGAAACCAGATGCGTTAGTAACTTTGGTTGTGGGGAATCAAACGGCAATTAATCCACCTTTGACACAGTTAGCTAAACAAGTAACATCAATAGATGTGACTATTCCTCGATTACCCCAAGCACAAAGTTAG
- a CDS encoding pitrilysin family protein, whose product MNHANFGLPMLKYKASRLIAILLLALTLWWGLSPEVAFAKTQTLPAQSSIQPYLDRVIKQLTEFRLDNGMKFIVLERHQAPVVSFLTYADVGGVDEPDKKTGVAHFLEHLAFKGTTRIGTKDYKAEKPLLDKLDQLAAQIEIAQAGGNKDEVAKLTTQFEQVEAQAAKLVNQNELGRIVEQAGGVNLNANTSTEATRYFYSFPANKLELWMSLESERFLEPVFREFYKEKNVILEERRLRVDNSPIGLMLEKFIDTAFQVHPYRRPIIGYDEDIRNLTRQDVQKFFDAYYAPSNLTMAVVGDVNPNEVKRLAQIYFGRYKAKPKAVAKLPVEPPQKQTREVSVKLNSQPWYLEGYHRPALTHPDDAVYEIIGSLLSDGRTSRLYKSLVEKQQLALSAQGFSGFPGDKYPNLMLFYALTAPGHTVDEVAVALRQEIDKLKTEPVSTMELDRVKTKARAELLRSLDSNMGMAQQLLEYEVKTGSWRNLFKQLDKLEAVTAADVQRVAKATFTAENRTIGKLLSQQG is encoded by the coding sequence ATGAATCATGCCAATTTTGGATTGCCAATGTTGAAATACAAAGCAAGTCGTCTGATCGCCATTTTGCTTTTAGCATTGACTTTGTGGTGGGGATTATCACCAGAAGTTGCTTTCGCTAAAACTCAAACTCTACCAGCCCAAAGCTCAATTCAACCCTATCTGGATCGAGTGATTAAGCAGTTGACGGAGTTTCGTCTTGATAATGGGATGAAGTTCATTGTCTTAGAACGCCATCAAGCACCAGTTGTTTCTTTTCTTACCTATGCTGATGTCGGTGGTGTTGATGAACCAGATAAAAAAACTGGTGTAGCCCATTTTTTAGAACATTTAGCATTTAAAGGTACGACGAGAATTGGTACAAAAGACTACAAAGCAGAAAAGCCCTTACTAGACAAGTTGGATCAACTAGCTGCCCAAATTGAAATTGCCCAAGCTGGCGGCAACAAAGATGAAGTGGCTAAATTGACAACGCAATTTGAGCAAGTAGAAGCACAAGCAGCCAAACTTGTCAATCAAAATGAATTGGGACGAATTGTGGAACAGGCAGGAGGTGTAAATTTAAATGCTAATACCTCCACAGAAGCCACTCGTTATTTTTACAGCTTTCCTGCTAACAAATTGGAATTGTGGATGTCGCTGGAATCAGAACGTTTTCTTGAACCTGTGTTTCGGGAGTTTTATAAAGAAAAAAATGTGATTTTGGAAGAACGACGCCTACGGGTAGACAATTCTCCGATTGGACTGATGTTAGAAAAGTTTATCGATACAGCTTTTCAAGTCCATCCCTACAGGCGTCCAATCATTGGTTATGACGAAGATATCCGTAACTTGACACGGCAAGATGTGCAAAAGTTTTTCGATGCCTACTATGCACCGAGTAATTTAACTATGGCTGTTGTGGGAGATGTCAACCCGAACGAAGTTAAAAGACTAGCGCAAATCTACTTTGGACGCTACAAAGCTAAACCTAAAGCTGTGGCAAAACTGCCAGTAGAACCGCCACAAAAACAAACGCGAGAAGTGAGTGTCAAGTTAAATTCTCAACCTTGGTATTTGGAAGGTTATCATCGTCCGGCACTGACCCATCCAGATGATGCTGTGTATGAAATTATTGGTAGTTTGCTCAGTGATGGACGGACATCACGTCTGTATAAATCTTTAGTAGAAAAACAGCAATTAGCACTTTCTGCCCAAGGTTTTAGTGGTTTTCCCGGTGATAAGTATCCGAATTTGATGTTATTTTATGCTCTCACGGCTCCGGGTCATACGGTTGATGAAGTCGCGGTCGCTTTACGCCAGGAAATTGACAAACTCAAGACTGAACCTGTGTCAACTATGGAATTAGATCGAGTCAAAACTAAAGCGAGGGCAGAATTGTTGCGATCGCTTGATTCTAATATGGGCATGGCGCAGCAGTTGTTGGAGTATGAGGTGAAAACTGGTTCTTGGCGAAATTTATTTAAGCAGTTGGACAAATTGGAAGCTGTGACGGCTGCGGATGTTCAGCGAGTAGCAAAGGCAACTTTTACTGCCGAAAATCGCACAATTGGTAAGCTGTTGTCACAACAGGGATGA
- a CDS encoding TetR/AcrR family transcriptional regulator — protein MRVFNSPPPSEAQTRGRILQAARRLFASQGFDGTTTRDLAQAAGVAEGTLFRHFPNKKAILVEVATAGWVEILTDLLTELSEMGSYKAVAQVMRRRMWNMQKSADLMRVCFMEAQFHPDLRDRIQSEVIDKMTDVAEAFFQTAMDKGIYRQMDAKLVAKVFLGMFAIAGFSHNTLMEPDASPQQMQQMAEGLADIFLNGVVAKD, from the coding sequence ATGCGTGTTTTTAATTCTCCTCCGCCATCAGAGGCACAAACCCGTGGCCGTATTTTACAGGCAGCACGGCGCTTGTTTGCCTCTCAGGGATTTGATGGCACCACCACCCGCGACTTAGCACAAGCAGCAGGAGTCGCGGAAGGGACGCTATTTCGTCATTTTCCGAATAAAAAGGCCATTTTGGTAGAGGTAGCGACTGCTGGCTGGGTGGAGATTCTCACCGATCTGCTGACAGAATTAAGTGAAATGGGCAGTTATAAAGCTGTGGCACAGGTAATGCGCCGCCGGATGTGGAACATGCAAAAAAGTGCCGACTTGATGCGGGTGTGTTTCATGGAGGCACAATTTCACCCAGATTTGCGTGATCGCATCCAGTCAGAAGTGATTGATAAAATGACTGATGTTGCCGAAGCCTTTTTCCAAACCGCAATGGATAAAGGCATTTATCGCCAAATGGATGCCAAATTGGTGGCGAAAGTCTTCTTGGGAATGTTTGCGATCGCAGGCTTTTCTCACAATACCCTCATGGAACCTGATGCTTCCCCTCAACAAATGCAGCAAATGGCAGAAGGACTCGCTGATATTTTTCTCAATGGTGTAGTAGCCAAAGATTAG